The stretch of DNA GAGGCGACAGTTCAGGCGATTACAAAGGCTTTAGGATTTAAATTTCGTTGGGATGATAAAGCCAAAGAATGGGCGCACGCTTCAGCCGCGGTTATTCTGACTCCTGACGGAACGATTTCGCGATATTTGCCGGGAATTCAGTTCCAGCCGCAAGATATCAAATTGGCTTTAAATGAGGCGACCGAAGGTAAGATCGGTAACTTCGTAGAACACTTGGTTTTATATTGTTTTAAGTATGACCCACAACAGAGCAAATACACTTTAGCCGCCTTCAATGTTATGCAGGTGGGTGGCGCGGTGATGGTTCTGGTGATGGCATTATGGTTATTGCCGGTTTATATTCGTTCTAAAAGAGCGAAGAACAAGTCGGCGGGGAGATAAAAGTACATGATGTGGTTTAATATAGCGAAGGCCCAATCCTTCATGCCCACACAAGCAACCGAGATTGCGAAGCAGGTCGATAATCTGTATGGTTTCTTGTTGATCACAAGTTTAATTGCCTGCGTTCTTGTCATCGGGGGTATGATCTATTTCGTTTGGAAATATCGTCGTAGAACTCCGAATGATAAGACCGCCTACATTTCTCACAATACATTCCTTGAGTTCTTGTGGTCATTCATTCCACTAGTGATCTTTTTGGCGGTGTTCGTATGGGGTTGGTATATTTACCACGAAATGCGCTCAATGCCTAAAAATGCGTTGGAGATTAACGTCCTTGGTAAACAATGGGCGTGGGAAGTTGAATACAAGAACGGTTATAAAACTGTGAACGAAGTGGTTGTGCCTATCGACCAAGACGTGAAGCTGATCCTGTCTTCAAACGACGTGATCCATTCCTTCTTCGTCCCTTCTTTCCGTATTAAGCAAGACGCCGTTCCAGGTCGTTATACAGCTTTGTGGTTCCGCGCCAACAAACTGGGTGAATTCCACATCTTCTGTACAGAGTACTGCGGAACTTCGCATTCAGGCATGATTGGTAAGTTGAAAGTCGTTTCTCGTGAAGACTTCGATAAATACTTAGAAGTGGGTCAAGAGGAGCGCAACCTGCCACTAGCGAAAAAGGGTGAAAAACTTTTCGCCGTGAAGGCTTGTGCTTCTTGTCACTCGGTTAATTCGCCAGCGACGATGGTCGGTCCTTCTTTATTCCAAAAATTTGGTCATGAAGAAGAAATGAATGATGGAACCAAAATCAAGTTCGACGAAAACTATATCCGCGAATCGATCTTAGAGCCGAACAAGCACGTTGTTAAAGGTTTCCAAGGCGGTATTATGCCGACTTTCCAAGGTCAGATTAATGAAAACGAACTCAACGCCCTTGTTGAGTACATCAAGGAATTGAAGTAAGGAGCGCACCCACATGGCTACAAAATCAGCTCATCACGGTGACAATTATATTAATTTTGAAAAAGGCCTTTGGTCTTGGCTAACGACTGTCGACCATAAGCGTATCGGCTTGATGTACATGATCACTGTCATGTTCTTCTTCTTTGTCGGTGGGGTTATGGCCCTGTTGTTGCGTTTGGAACTTTTCACTCACAACACGGTTGCGAACTCGGGACAGATTCTTAAAAACGGCGACGTTTATAATCAGGTACTGACTTATCACGGGGCGATCATGGTCTTCATGGTTATCATCCCGGGTATCCCAGCGATCTTGGGTAACTTCTTCTTGCCTCTTCAATTGGGTGCAAAAGACGTGGCCTTCCCGAAAATCAACTTGGCCAGCTGGTACTGCTTTATGTTCGGTGCCTTGCTCGCGATTTTGACTTTCTTCTTTAAGAAAATCGACACGGGTTGGACTTTCTATACTCCGTACTCTATCCGCACGGGTACTGCGACGGTGATGATGGTTCTAGGTGCCTTCGTTATGGGTATGTCTTCCATCCTGACCGGTTTGAACTTCATCGTAACAGTTCATAAACTTCGCGCGCCGGGCATGACCATGCATCGTATGCCATTGTTTGTTTGGGCGCTTTATTCAACAGCAATCCTCCAGATGCTTGCGACCCCGGTACTGGGAATCACACTGCTTCTTTTGGCTGTCGAAAAAATCTTTGGTGTTGGTATCTTTGATCCAGCTTTGGGTGGGGATCCGGTTTTGTTCCAGCATTTCTTCTGGTTCTATTCGCATCCGGCGGTTTACATCATGATTTTACCAGCCATGGGTGTGGTGTCTGAGTTGATCTCTTGCTTCTCTCGCAAAGTGATCTTCGGTTACACGGCGATTGCATACTCTTCACTGGGTATCGCGGCGGTCTCGTTCTTCGTATGGGGACATCACATGTTCGTTTCAGGTCAGTCTGAAACAGCGGGTATTTTGTTCTCTTTCATTACGATGCTGGTCGGGGTTCCCACAGCAATCAAAATGTTCAACTGGGTCTCGACGCTTTATAAAGGTTCGGTCTCTTTTGATTCACCGATGTTGTTCGCCCTTGGATTTTTATTCTTGTTTGCGATTGGTGGCGTGACAGGTATCATGCTGGCAACTTTACCAATCGACGTTCACTTCCATGATACTTACTTCGTCGTAGCCCATTTCCATTACGTGATGGTGGGTGGTACGTTGATGGCGCTCATGGGTGGGTTCTATTACTGGTTCCCGAAAATGTTCGGTAAGATGTTCAATGAATCTATTGCGCGTCTTTCTTTTGTGTTCATCTTCATCGGTTTCAACGTGACGTTCTTCCCGCAATTCATCTTGGGTGCGATGGGTATGCCACGTCGTTATTTCGATTACATCCCGGCTTATGAAACCTTGAATCGTATTTCGACAGTGGGTTCTTGGTTGATCCTTACTGGATTCTTGCTGGGTCTTTGGACGATTGTTCAAGGGATCCGTAAAGGTGAAAAAGCCGGTATCAATCCTTGGGGTTCAAAAACTTTGGAGTGGACAACGACGTCTCCTCCTCCTCACGACAACTTTGCGGTAGAACCTATCGTAACTGCGGGGCCTTATGAGTACAGATAATACAATGCACGGACACGGCACACCTAGAGCGCACGTTTCGCACCACTTCAAAACCGCGGAACAAGAATACCAATCTGGTAAAGAAGGTATCTGGCTGTTCATGGTGACAGAGATTTTGATGTTCGGTGCGATCCTTGTGGGTTACGGGATCTTCCATAACATCTATCCTGATATGTTCTCTGAAGGGGCGAAAACTCTGGATTGGAAAATGGGTTTCATCAATACCCTGGTTCTGATCTTCTCTTCTTTCACCATGGCGATTTCGATTTCCTTCATCCAGAAGAATCAAACTAAGAACGCGGCGATTGCTCTAGCAACGACGGTTCTGTGTGGTGCGATCTTCATGTGTATTAAGTACTTCGAATACTCACATAAGTTTCACTTAGGTCTTTACCCAGGTCGTTACTTAGATGTTGCTAAAGTCGGTGCGGAACACGCCAACCTTGGTATGTACTTCGGATTCTATTACGTGATGACAGGTCTGCATGGTCTGCACGTTTTGATCGGTATGGGTTTGATCACATGGCTTTTGATCAGAACCATCCGCGGGGACTTCCACTCTCAATACTGGATTCCAGTAGAGGGTGTGGGTATCTTCTGGCACATCGTCGACTTGATCTGGATCTTCTTATTTCCGCTTCTTTATTTGGTGGGGTAACAAATGGCACATCACAATCACGAACATAACGACGCTAACGTTCTTCACCCGCACATCACGCCCATGTCGACTTACCTTAAAGTCGGCGGCGCGTTGTTTGGATTAACTTTCCTGACGGTCATTGCGCATCAGTTCCATCATCAAATGGGTGCTTTTGCTGCGGTGGTGGCGTTTGCGATCGCTTTGGTCAAAGCCATTCTGGTTTTGTTGTACTTCATGCATTTGAAGGACGACACCAACATCAACCGTCTTATCTTTGCTTCGGGATTCTTTTTCTTGGCAGTATTGTTATTCTTTAGTGCCTTGGATATCTGGACTCGTGTTGTAGAGATCAGTCCGCTTTAGTCTAAGTCGTGCTTAAGACCTACGCGGATCTTACCAAGTTTGGCATAGTCGTATTCTCAGTTCTTACGGGACTCGTCGGCTATGCCACTGGATTTCAGATCGAACACACTTTCGACTGGATCCTCTTTTTCAAAGTCATTGCTGGTATCTATTGCATCAGCTCAGGCTCATTAGCATTAAATCAAGTTCAAGAGTGGAAATTAGATCAGAAAATGCCAAGAACCGCGAAGCGTCCCATTGCTTCCGGTAAAATCAAACCTGCGGCAGCCGGAATTATGGCTTTGGTTTTGATCTTTGTGGGTTCGCAGCTTTTATTTGAAGTTCAACCTGTTGCCGGTTGGGTGGGGCTTTTTTGTATCTTCCTTTACAATGTGGCTTACACCATGTGGTGGAAACGTCGTTGGGTTTTTGCAGCTGTGCCGGGTGCAATCCCGGGGGCTTTACCGGTGACGATTGGTTATGCGGCGGCAAATCCTGATATTTTCAATGCCGAATCATTGTATCTGTTTTTAATTATGTTCTTATGGCAAATGCCGCACTTTTGGGTTTTAGCGATTAAGTACAAAGATGATTACGCCAAGGGTGGCATCCCGACATTGCCCGTGGCTTTGGGGATGGATCGCAGTCTTTTTCAAATCGGTCTTTATACTTTTGCGTATGTGGGTGTGGCATTAGCCGCGCCTTTATTTGTTCACGCAAGTTGGATGTTCGTGCTTTTGACGTTCCCCTTTGCGTTTAAGCTTTTGCAAGAATTTTATCGTTATTATAAATCTAACGGCACAGAACGCTGGCTCGCGTTTTTCATGTGGCTGAATGTTTCGATGTTGGTGTTTCTGGTAATCCCAGTCATCGACAAATGGAACTTTTTGTTCATTTCTTCGAACTAAGAGTGCCCCCGCCAAAACCATGATTCCTTAATCCTCGATGCACCGAAGGGTTAAAGTAGCCCAACCTTGGTCTAAGTGTATTGGGCTCCTGCCCAAGACCCCTACGGGGCTGGCGCGCAAAAATGCCGTCATGGCATTTTTGTCACTTTTGAACTTCTTGGATTTTTGGATATAAAACGATCATTAAAAAAGCTTTAGTTACAGCTAAAAAGCGCCGAATAGTACGTAACTTGTCGTGGTTACGCATATCGGACCTCCTTTGTTCTTTCGGACAATGAGGTTCACCAAAAACGGATTTGGCGGAAGCAAAATCCGTTTTTGCATTTTTAAGACCTACTTATTTAGTGCGAAGATCTTCTGGTGTATCAATCTGTCTGAATGGATCGGCTTTGATAAAGGCCGGGTGTTTGGTGCAGTTTTCATAAATCTTAGTGAGCGTTTTGTATTTGCTGGTGTCGACTTTGAAGCGATTGCTGGTCAGCATTTGCGGGATTAAGAAAACATCGGCCATGGTGATTTCGTCACCAAAGGTGTATTTGCCAGAAAACTCGCTCGCAATATTTTCTAAGGTTTCTAAGCCTTGTGGCAACCAATGGGCCATCCAGCCTTCTTTCATTTCTTGGGAATATTGGTGCTTGGTTTCCATGTACTTCAGGGTTTTTAAATTACCCATTGGGTGCATAAAGGAATTGATGACTTCGCAGAACTGACGAATACGGGCTCGTTTGTAAGGGTCTTTTGGCAGCAAAGGGTTTTGGGGGAAGACTTCATCAAGATATTCCACAATGGCAAAAGATTCTGGAATTGCCTGACCATTATGAACCAACGTTGGTAATCCCCCTAAGGGATTTAGCTTCAAGTAAGCGGGATCTCGTTGTTCGTTTTTTAAAAGATTCACGGCTTTGTAGTCATAGTCCAAACCTTTAAGGTTTAAGGCTAAGCGAACGCGGTAAGAAGTAGAGCTTCGAAAATAGTTGTAAAGAACCAAACCAGCCATGATAATTCCTTTAGATAATTGTTTAGAGTTTCCGTCTGAAACTTATATTCAGTCAAAGGACTTTGCGGTGCCGAATCGGTTTATCTTTTCGCTGCGTTTTTCAACGAAGGTCTTTTTTAGACTTTCGATGCTGGCTTTGATCATGATCGTTTTCATGACACTCTTCCGATTGAATCTGTACTTTCTTTCTGTCTTTCATGCGACACCGGATGCCGTTTTTGTAGAGGTCGCTCAGTCCTTCCTGGCGGGGTTTCGCTTTGATGTGCTGATTTTTGGATTTTTAATGATCCCGATTTATTTCTTGCTGATGATTCAGGCCTTTAGTGAAAAATGGCCCAGCGGAGTTTTGATCGGGTATAAGATTTATTTCGGGATTGTGTGGTCCTTAATCTGTGTGCTGACTTACATAGATTTTTTCCATTTTTCCAGATACGGGGCGCGCATGCGCTTTGCGGATTACACCTCGTGGAATTTTGCAAAATTAGTAGAAGAGATGGAGCTTTTGCAGCGCCATCAGGTTTTGATTTTCAGTGTGATCACAGTGATGTTATTAAGCTTAGGCTATATGCTGACAAAGTCGCTGCGCTTTGGTGAGTGGAAGGATGAGTTCTCTCCGCAAGCAGGATCAAAAATCGAAGTCGTTTGGCGTGTGGTGTTTCCTTTATTGATCGTATTCTTGGCCGCCCGTGGCACCGTTGATGCGCATCATCTGGGTTTAGAGCACAGCGAAGTATCCAGCATGAAACCTATAAACGAAATGGCTTTAAGTCCAGTCTGGTGTTTCGATAAGTGAAACGCTTCGCTGTCCCTTTGCGTCGCAAGGGGCCGTTAGCAGATGGCAACAGCCTCATTTTGTGGGATTATTTAGATCAGCTTCCTTTAAGGATGCATTGGAGGATTTTAGTATGAAAAAGCTAACACTTGCTTTGGTAGCTATTCTTGGTTTTGCAGCAACGCCAGCGATGGCCGATATTGATTACGGTTTAGAAGTGGGCATTCGTCAGCAGTCGGGTGACGTAAAAAGTGGTTCTACGGATTCGCAAATGGGTTTGCAATTTGGCGCGACAGTGCATGCACCCCTTTCAGGTCCTTGGCATCTTCGTACCGGTATGTTGTACACCCAACGTCCGTTGGTTGTTAAAGCGACTCCGGATAATAAAGTCACCATGAACTACTTGGATATCCCGGTCGCTCTTATGTACAAGTTTGAAGAAGGTGCGGGCGTTTATGCCGGTATTTCTTTAGCGATGAATTTGGATAAAAAAGCAGATTCTGGAACGGTTGAAGATGTAAAGTCACCAATGACTCCGTTTATTTTAGGTGCGACTTTCAAGTTTGCCGAAAATCTTGGCGCGGGAATCTATTACGAAACAGCTAGTGGTGAAGCCGCTAAAAATTTAGAAAACTATCGCGCCGTGGGCGCAAACTTGATGATCACTTTTGATTAATACTAAATAGGGACTTGTCGTGAAACTTGGTTCATTAAAGTCCCCACACAGCCGTGATGGGGAACTTTGCGTTGTAAGCAAAGATTTAAAAACGGCAGTAAAGGCGACACAAATCGCACCGAACTTGCGTGAAGCCTTAGAGCATTGGAAAGATAAAGAATCTGCTTTGCAGAAGCTTTATACAGATCTTAATGCGGGCACTGCGAAAGACTCATTCTTGGTGAATGAATCTGAATTCCATTCCGCGATGCCACGCACGTGGCTTTTTGCTGACGGCTCAGCTTTCATTCATCATATCAAGCTTGTGCGTATGGCGCGTAAAGCTCCATTGCCAGAGACTTTAGAAACCGTTCCTTTGATGTATCAAGGGGAATGCGGTCAGTTCTTAGCACCGACTGAAGATATTCCACAGCGTGATTTTTCTCACGGGACGGACTTTGAAGGTGAAGTGGGTGTGATCACGGATTTTGTACCGATGGGAATCACCCCGGAAGAAGCCTTAAAGAAAATCCGCTTATTAGTTTTAATTAACGACGTTTCTTTACGCGGCTTGATTCCAGAGGAATTAGCGCAAGGTTTTGGGTTTTTCCAAAGTAAACCAGCTTCAGCACTTTCGCCATTCACGGTGACTCCGGATGAGTTAGGCACATCTTATCAAAATGGCCGTATCAATTTGCCGTTAACGGTGAATTATAATGGTGAATTCTTTGGTAAGGCCAATGCGGGTGCCATGCACTTTCACTTTGGTCAGTTGATCGCGCACGCAGCGAAAACTCGTAACTTAGCAGCAGGCTCTATTATTGGAAGCGGAACAGTTTCTAATGATGTTCAAGGGGCAGGTTCAAGTTGTTTGGCTGAAAAGCGTATGATTGAACAAATTGAAACAGGTTCTATTAAAACGCCATTTATGAAGGCTGGGGACACCATCGAGATGGAAATGCTTGATGAAAAAGGTCACAGCATTTTTGGGCGTATCTTTCAAAAAGTGAAGGCCGTTTAAGCCTTCACTTGTTCTTAAGCTCCGGCTTTCCCGGAGCTCTGATCTAAGTCTTAGTTAACAGCTTCAATAATTCCACACGCAATACGCGCGCCAGAGTTTCCAGCTGGTTGAGATTTAAAATCGTCTTTGTCTTTATGAATAACAACCGCGCGACCTAAGATGCCGTTGGGTGCAGATTTCAAAGTCACGCCATTAACTGTGATTGTTGATTTCGCCACACCTTTGCCATTCGCCATTAGATTTCCAAGATCCCCTTCGTGACGAGCTTTTGAATCTAAAGAACCATGTTGATGAGTGCTGCTGACAGTAAAGTGAGGTCCCGCAGACGCAAAATCCGCTTTGCTGCAATCGCCGACTTCGTGGATGTGGAAACCATGAGGTCCGGCTTTCAAGCCTTCAACCATCGACTCAACTTTCATGGCACCATTTTCTTCAGTGAAATGAATGATGCCTTTCACCTTTTGGCCATTAGCTGCCTTTAGAACGGCTTGAGCACGTGTGGGTGCTGGAGCTACTGGCGTTACCGCCGCTGTTGTTTCTTCTGCTTTCTTTTGAGAGTGCGAGCAAGAAATCATCATTGCCGAAATCAAGGTCAGAGCGATCACCGTTTTCATCAAATACTCCTTTGTTGTTAAAAACAGGAAATATTCTAACACTGTCAAAATAGAACGGCCAAGAGCATTATAAGATGACACGACCTTCACGAGCTCTGAAGCTTAAGACTCCGAGGAGATTTTATGATCTTAAATGCGCTATTGGCTTTTTCTGTTTCTCTTGTCATCGCACAGGAAAAAGTTCAGGTAAAAAACGTCACACCCCAAGGTTATGTAAAATCAGTGGATCAGATTCGCATTGAGTTCGCAAAACCCATGGTTAAGTTCGGCGAGATAAACTTAGCATTTCCGGCTAAAAGCAATTGTTTTCAAGGAGGTCAAGGGCGCTGGGTCGATACTCGTAATTGGGTTTATGACTTTAAAGAAACTTTACCCGGTGGTAAATCTTGCGGCATTTCTGTTGGTGATAAGGATTTTAAATTTAACACGGGTGGATCGCACATCGTTTCTGTATTTCCTCGTCAGTATCGTCCGATTGAGCCAGATCAAAATTTTATCCTCATTTTAGACAGCCCCGTAAAAAAGGACACAGTGGCAAAAGGGGCTTATTTTGTCGTGGCTGGATTAGGGGATCGCATCCCACTGCAAGTGGTTGAGGGATCGGAAGCAAATAAAGTCAAAGCAGCTGCTGAAAAAGAATATAAATACGAAGATGAAGAGTTAAAAAAGAAATACTGGATCGTAGTTAAATCTTCACGTCTTTTCCCACCACAAGCGGAAGTCAGCCTTGTCTGGGGTAAAGAAGTTCAATCGGAATCAGGTAGTACTTCGCCAGAACCAGAAAATTTTGCTTTTACGGTGGTGGAACCCTTTAAAGCAAGTTTTTCTTGCGAACGTGAAGCCGCGAATAAACCTTGTGTGCCTATTTTAGGTTTCCGCTTAAGTTTTTCAGGCTCTATTTCAACAGCAGATGCGAAGAAAATTTATTTAGAAGGTGCAGACAAAAATAAAATTTACGCTTCCGGTTTAGATGATCCCAAAGATCGCACCACGTTGCTTGAGTTTAAAGGCCCCTATCCACAAAAAGCCGAATATCAACTGGTGATTCCTTCAGGTCTTAAAGATGAAAATGGACGAGAGCTCAGTAACAAGGCGCAATTCCCTTTAAAAGTAAAAACGGGCGAAGATCCGGCGTTGTTAAAATTTTCAGCCTCTTTTGGTTTGTTAGAAGCGGGGCCAGAGGCGGCGATTGCTGTCACACTACGCAGAGTTGAAAAATCCTTAAGCACGCAGTTTATGGGATGGACGGGACAGTTGACGGCCGATAAGTTTGCGCAAATTCTTAAGGTTCTCAACGAAATCGAAAATAATCCTTACGATTCCACGCGATTAAAAAGCATGAAGTCTTTCCCCGCAAAAAAGATTCAAGTGCAAAAGCCTTTGAAGGCTTCGGACGTGGAAGTTGTGGGAATTCCACTTAAAGAAAATGGCTTTTATGCCGTTGAAATTGAAAGCCCTTTGTTAGGACAAAGTTTATTAGATAAGAAAACGCCTTATTTTGTTAGAACAGCGGCATTAGTCACAAGTATGACGACTCATGTGAAATACAACGACGATGAAGCCTGGGTGTGGGTGACGCGTTTGCAGGACGCCCACGTGGTCGACGGTGCTAAGATAAAAATCTATGACGTCAAGGGCCAAGAAGTGGCCCAAGGGATCAGCGGTGCCCAAGGCATGGCGCGCTTAAAGTTTAATAAACCGGTTTCAAAACTTCCTAATATTTCTGAAGGACGTTACACATCTGGGTTTTTTGTAGTTGCTGAAAAAGGAAATGATTTTACATTCACTCATTCATCTTGGGATAACGGGATTGAAAACTGGCGCTTCCAATTAGGTCTTTATGGCGGTGATTCAGGAGTTATCGGACATGCGATTTTAGATCGCACGCTATTCCGCCCCGAAGAAAAGCTTTCAGCTAAAATTCTTATCAGAAAAACTGCTGAAAAAGGTTTAAGCCTGCCGAGTGGAAAAGAGTGGCCAAGCAAGGTCAGCTTTAATCACGAATCGGGTGTTCAAAATTTTGATCTCCCTTTGAAGTGGAATAAAAAGACCGGCGTGGCTTTGGTTAACTGGGCGCTCCCCGCCGGCATCAAGATGGGTTCTTGGTCCATGACTTTAAAAGTTCCTAAGGGAAGTTCTGATCTGAATGTGGGGCAATTTTCGGTGGACGCATTTCGTATTCCACTTATGCAGGTGCAGATTCAAGGTCAGCCCGAATATATGTTAGAAAAGAATATCGCGCTTCAATCGCAAGTTCGATATTTCTCTGGCGGGGCCGCGCCTAACTTGCCAATCAAGGTTCGTTGGAGTGTGGAACCCGACGGATTTGTGCCGCAAGATTCTGATTTGCAAGATTATAGCTTTGCAAACGGATCCGTGAAAGAAGGTGTATTCCGTTCAGGTGAAGACGAAGGCGCCCGTCATATCCCTCAAGCTGGGACCTTGGAGGTGAAGACAAATGATCAAGGTGTCGCAGATATCAAGATTAATAGTATTAAGTATTCTGCGGGTCCTCAACGACTGCGTGCTGAAGTGGAATATAAAGATCCAAATGGTGAAATTAAAAATTCCGTAAGATCATTTGGCTTATGGCCGTCGCAATTGGTTTTAGGTATTAAAACCAAATCATGGTGGGCAACCCAAAGCTCAGTGGAATTTGAGGTCGTAGCTTTAGATGTCATGCAAAAACCCCAAGTGGGGCAAAAAGTTCAGGTCGATCTTTATACCAGCAATTACTATTCACATCGTAAGCGTTTGGTGGGTGGTTTTTACGCCTATGAAGATTTCACCGAAAATAAGAAAATCGGCGAGCTTTGTCGCGGCGAAACCAACGCCCAGGGACTTTTTAGTTGTGTGGGACAAAGCAAAGTGAGCGGTTCGGTCTTAGCCGTTGTTCGATCCAAAGACAGCAAAGGTCGGGAAAGCTTTGCGCGGGTTAATCAATGGATTGTGAAGCCTGGCGAAAACCAATGGTTTGGTTCTGATGATCACGATCGCGCGGATCTGATTCCATTCAGAAAATCCTATGATCCGGGTGAAGTGGCAGAACTGCAATTGCGCACTCCTTTCCCAGAAGCAAAAGTCTTAGTGACGGTGGAGCGTGATTCGATTCTTTATTCAGAAGTCATTGATGTGAAAGGCGATCGTCCTGTCATCAAAGTGCCTATAAAAAAAGAATATGCCCCGAACGTGGTGATTTCTGCTTTTGCTGTGCGGGGGCGTCTTAATGGTCCAAAACCTACGGCGTTGATTGATTTAGGTAAGCCTTCGATGAAATTAGGAATGGCGAATGTCCGTGTGGGCTTAAAGGAAAATACTTTAAAAGTCTCGGTTCAATCGGATCGCAAAACCTATAAGGCTCGGGATAAGTCTCAAATTACAGTGAAGGTGCAAGACTTCAAAGGTCGTCC from Bdellovibrio bacteriovorus encodes:
- a CDS encoding fumarylacetoacetate hydrolase family protein, whose product is MKLGSLKSPHSRDGELCVVSKDLKTAVKATQIAPNLREALEHWKDKESALQKLYTDLNAGTAKDSFLVNESEFHSAMPRTWLFADGSAFIHHIKLVRMARKAPLPETLETVPLMYQGECGQFLAPTEDIPQRDFSHGTDFEGEVGVITDFVPMGITPEEALKKIRLLVLINDVSLRGLIPEELAQGFGFFQSKPASALSPFTVTPDELGTSYQNGRINLPLTVNYNGEFFGKANAGAMHFHFGQLIAHAAKTRNLAAGSIIGSGTVSNDVQGAGSSCLAEKRMIEQIETGSIKTPFMKAGDTIEMEMLDEKGHSIFGRIFQKVKAV
- the cyoE gene encoding heme o synthase, with product MLKTYADLTKFGIVVFSVLTGLVGYATGFQIEHTFDWILFFKVIAGIYCISSGSLALNQVQEWKLDQKMPRTAKRPIASGKIKPAAAGIMALVLIFVGSQLLFEVQPVAGWVGLFCIFLYNVAYTMWWKRRWVFAAVPGAIPGALPVTIGYAAANPDIFNAESLYLFLIMFLWQMPHFWVLAIKYKDDYAKGGIPTLPVALGMDRSLFQIGLYTFAYVGVALAAPLFVHASWMFVLLTFPFAFKLLQEFYRYYKSNGTERWLAFFMWLNVSMLVFLVIPVIDKWNFLFISSN
- the maiA gene encoding maleylacetoacetate isomerase encodes the protein MAGLVLYNYFRSSTSYRVRLALNLKGLDYDYKAVNLLKNEQRDPAYLKLNPLGGLPTLVHNGQAIPESFAIVEYLDEVFPQNPLLPKDPYKRARIRQFCEVINSFMHPMGNLKTLKYMETKHQYSQEMKEGWMAHWLPQGLETLENIASEFSGKYTFGDEITMADVFLIPQMLTSNRFKVDTSKYKTLTKIYENCTKHPAFIKADPFRQIDTPEDLRTK
- a CDS encoding superoxide dismutase family protein, with amino-acid sequence MKTVIALTLISAMMISCSHSQKKAEETTAAVTPVAPAPTRAQAVLKAANGQKVKGIIHFTEENGAMKVESMVEGLKAGPHGFHIHEVGDCSKADFASAGPHFTVSSTHQHGSLDSKARHEGDLGNLMANGKGVAKSTITVNGVTLKSAPNGILGRAVVIHKDKDDFKSQPAGNSGARIACGIIEAVN
- a CDS encoding outer membrane beta-barrel protein, whose protein sequence is MKKLTLALVAILGFAATPAMADIDYGLEVGIRQQSGDVKSGSTDSQMGLQFGATVHAPLSGPWHLRTGMLYTQRPLVVKATPDNKVTMNYLDIPVALMYKFEEGAGVYAGISLAMNLDKKADSGTVEDVKSPMTPFILGATFKFAENLGAGIYYETASGEAAKNLENYRAVGANLMITFD
- a CDS encoding cytochrome C oxidase subunit IV family protein; the encoded protein is MAHHNHEHNDANVLHPHITPMSTYLKVGGALFGLTFLTVIAHQFHHQMGAFAAVVAFAIALVKAILVLLYFMHLKDDTNINRLIFASGFFFLAVLLFFSALDIWTRVVEISPL
- a CDS encoding cytochrome c oxidase subunit 3 family protein; protein product: MSTDNTMHGHGTPRAHVSHHFKTAEQEYQSGKEGIWLFMVTEILMFGAILVGYGIFHNIYPDMFSEGAKTLDWKMGFINTLVLIFSSFTMAISISFIQKNQTKNAAIALATTVLCGAIFMCIKYFEYSHKFHLGLYPGRYLDVAKVGAEHANLGMYFGFYYVMTGLHGLHVLIGMGLITWLLIRTIRGDFHSQYWIPVEGVGIFWHIVDLIWIFLFPLLYLVG
- the ctaD gene encoding cytochrome c oxidase subunit I; translated protein: MATKSAHHGDNYINFEKGLWSWLTTVDHKRIGLMYMITVMFFFFVGGVMALLLRLELFTHNTVANSGQILKNGDVYNQVLTYHGAIMVFMVIIPGIPAILGNFFLPLQLGAKDVAFPKINLASWYCFMFGALLAILTFFFKKIDTGWTFYTPYSIRTGTATVMMVLGAFVMGMSSILTGLNFIVTVHKLRAPGMTMHRMPLFVWALYSTAILQMLATPVLGITLLLLAVEKIFGVGIFDPALGGDPVLFQHFFWFYSHPAVYIMILPAMGVVSELISCFSRKVIFGYTAIAYSSLGIAAVSFFVWGHHMFVSGQSETAGILFSFITMLVGVPTAIKMFNWVSTLYKGSVSFDSPMLFALGFLFLFAIGGVTGIMLATLPIDVHFHDTYFVVAHFHYVMVGGTLMALMGGFYYWFPKMFGKMFNESIARLSFVFIFIGFNVTFFPQFILGAMGMPRRYFDYIPAYETLNRISTVGSWLILTGFLLGLWTIVQGIRKGEKAGINPWGSKTLEWTTTSPPPHDNFAVEPIVTAGPYEYR
- the coxB gene encoding cytochrome c oxidase subunit II; its protein translation is MMWFNIAKAQSFMPTQATEIAKQVDNLYGFLLITSLIACVLVIGGMIYFVWKYRRRTPNDKTAYISHNTFLEFLWSFIPLVIFLAVFVWGWYIYHEMRSMPKNALEINVLGKQWAWEVEYKNGYKTVNEVVVPIDQDVKLILSSNDVIHSFFVPSFRIKQDAVPGRYTALWFRANKLGEFHIFCTEYCGTSHSGMIGKLKVVSREDFDKYLEVGQEERNLPLAKKGEKLFAVKACASCHSVNSPATMVGPSLFQKFGHEEEMNDGTKIKFDENYIRESILEPNKHVVKGFQGGIMPTFQGQINENELNALVEYIKELK